A genomic segment from Desulfurispirillum indicum S5 encodes:
- a CDS encoding DUF2126 domain-containing protein, whose product MSIRVAIRHRTSYTFDRPVNLSPHIFRLRPAPHCRTAIEAYSLKIEPEHHFLNWVQDPFSNFQARVVFPERATRLSIDVELIADMTPLNAFDFFVEEYAETFPFRYDEQMERELIPYLEILPGCPLTDAWTSAHRPATQVRTVDFLVELNRLLAQDIKYTIRMEPGVLSPDETLQRALGSCRDSAWLLVQIARRLGLAARFVSGYLVQLTADVPSLDGPSGPSEDFTDLHAWTEVYIPGAGWIGLDPTSGLLTAEGHIPLAGTPDPVSAAPVTGYTDVCQTEFSFHNRVERIYETPRVTRPYSDSQWQRIDALGQQVEAQLQEQDVRLTMGGEPTFVSIDDMDSAQWNITADGKHKRHLSAQLLRRLQQTFAPGGLLYYGQGKWYPGEPLPRWQMACFWRHDGVAAWRSPSRMANPQADGSHTPGDARRLLEALAGVFSIDPSHIKAAYEDAFYYLWKEGTLPANVNPLQCNLKDPLERKYLAELLGRDMGEPTGFVLPLRWHHEHCRWESSVWKLRRGELFLIPGASAMGFRLPLDSLESAPESECYHDPGHSQLEQQAPLEDFNQLIAERAAGQRPWPRAHVPEKDLVRFALCVEVRRGNIHVFLPPMARLESYLELIAIMEMLAEQLDIFIVIEGYEPPRDNRLKKLAITPDPGVVEVNIHPSHTWQELVSNTEQLYEQARLCRLGTEKFMLDGRHTGTGGGNHVTLGGPTPADSPLLRRPDLLRSLIGYWQNHPALSYLFSGLFIGPTSQAPRVDEGRDDRLYELEIAFNQIPGRDEKASLWLVDRVLRNLLTDLTGNTHRSEFCIDKLYSPDSPTGRLGLLEMRAFEMPPHSRMSLMQMLLIRSLVAWFWREPYTRPLIHWGTRLHDQFLLPHYVRRDMADVVEDLNQAGYAFEMDWLDPFFEFRFPHYGSVCVKDIVIELRMAIEPWHVLGEESASSGTARYVDSSVERLQLKVNGLNDARYLITCNSYPVPMQPTGVHGEYVAGIRYQAWQPHSSLHPTIGIHSPITFDIVDTWNKRSIGGCVYHVSHPGGRSYETLPVNEFEAQSRRINRFWDMGHTAGVQEDVLQVPTSGPVTRRTFTPRTDVSTDVQILSIEKNRDYPHTLDLRRMPRKQETQKR is encoded by the coding sequence TTGAGTATTCGCGTTGCCATCCGCCACAGGACCAGTTACACCTTCGATCGTCCGGTGAATCTCTCGCCCCACATTTTCCGTCTGCGTCCGGCTCCTCACTGCCGTACGGCCATTGAAGCGTACTCACTGAAGATTGAACCGGAGCATCACTTTCTTAACTGGGTTCAGGACCCTTTCAGTAATTTTCAGGCCCGGGTGGTCTTTCCCGAGAGGGCGACCAGGCTTTCCATTGATGTGGAGCTGATTGCCGATATGACGCCCCTGAATGCCTTTGATTTCTTTGTGGAAGAATACGCGGAAACCTTTCCCTTTCGCTATGACGAGCAGATGGAGCGGGAACTGATCCCCTATCTGGAAATTCTGCCGGGCTGCCCGCTGACCGATGCATGGACCAGCGCACACCGTCCCGCCACCCAGGTGCGAACGGTGGACTTCCTGGTGGAGCTGAATCGCCTGCTGGCTCAGGATATCAAATACACCATCCGCATGGAGCCGGGGGTGCTGTCGCCCGACGAAACCCTGCAGCGCGCTCTGGGCTCCTGTCGCGACTCCGCCTGGCTGCTGGTGCAGATTGCCCGCAGGCTTGGCTTGGCCGCCCGCTTTGTCAGCGGATATCTGGTGCAGCTGACAGCCGACGTCCCGTCCCTGGATGGCCCTTCGGGCCCCAGTGAGGACTTTACCGACCTGCACGCCTGGACGGAGGTCTATATCCCCGGCGCGGGGTGGATAGGCCTTGATCCCACCTCCGGATTGCTGACCGCCGAAGGACATATTCCCCTGGCGGGAACCCCTGACCCTGTCAGCGCGGCTCCGGTCACCGGTTATACCGACGTCTGCCAGACGGAGTTCTCCTTCCATAACCGTGTGGAGCGCATTTACGAAACCCCACGGGTGACCCGACCCTACAGCGACAGCCAGTGGCAGCGCATAGACGCTCTGGGGCAGCAGGTGGAGGCGCAGCTGCAGGAACAGGATGTCCGCCTGACCATGGGTGGCGAACCCACGTTTGTCTCCATTGACGACATGGATTCGGCCCAGTGGAACATCACAGCCGATGGCAAGCATAAACGGCACCTTTCGGCTCAACTGCTGCGCCGTCTGCAGCAGACCTTTGCTCCCGGCGGCTTGCTCTACTACGGCCAGGGTAAATGGTACCCCGGTGAACCCCTGCCCCGCTGGCAGATGGCCTGCTTCTGGCGTCATGATGGCGTGGCAGCCTGGCGCAGCCCGTCGCGAATGGCGAATCCCCAGGCGGATGGTTCCCATACCCCCGGCGACGCCCGCCGCCTGCTGGAGGCGCTGGCAGGGGTTTTCTCCATCGACCCTTCCCATATCAAGGCGGCCTATGAGGATGCTTTCTACTACCTGTGGAAAGAGGGCACCCTGCCTGCCAATGTCAACCCGTTGCAGTGCAACCTGAAAGACCCCCTGGAGCGCAAGTATCTGGCCGAACTGCTGGGACGCGATATGGGAGAGCCCACCGGTTTTGTGCTGCCCCTGCGCTGGCACCATGAACATTGCCGCTGGGAAAGCTCGGTCTGGAAATTGCGGCGCGGTGAGCTCTTTCTGATCCCCGGTGCTTCGGCCATGGGCTTTCGCCTGCCCCTGGACTCGCTGGAGAGCGCCCCCGAAAGCGAGTGCTACCACGACCCCGGCCACAGCCAGCTGGAACAGCAGGCTCCCCTGGAGGATTTCAATCAGCTGATTGCTGAGCGCGCTGCCGGCCAGCGACCGTGGCCCCGTGCCCACGTGCCGGAAAAAGACCTGGTACGCTTTGCCCTCTGCGTGGAAGTGCGCCGGGGGAATATCCATGTCTTCCTGCCTCCCATGGCGCGCCTGGAAAGCTACCTGGAATTGATTGCCATTATGGAGATGCTGGCAGAGCAGCTGGATATTTTCATCGTCATTGAAGGTTATGAGCCGCCCCGCGACAATCGTCTCAAAAAACTGGCCATCACTCCCGACCCTGGTGTGGTGGAAGTGAACATTCACCCTTCCCATACGTGGCAGGAGCTGGTCAGTAATACGGAACAGCTTTACGAGCAGGCCCGCCTCTGTCGCCTGGGTACCGAGAAATTCATGCTGGATGGGCGCCACACCGGCACCGGCGGCGGCAATCACGTCACCCTGGGCGGCCCCACCCCCGCCGACAGCCCCCTGCTGCGCCGTCCCGACCTCCTGCGCAGCCTGATTGGCTACTGGCAGAATCACCCCGCGCTGTCCTATCTGTTTTCGGGGCTCTTTATCGGCCCCACCAGCCAGGCTCCCCGGGTGGATGAAGGCCGCGACGATCGCCTCTATGAACTGGAAATCGCTTTCAACCAGATACCCGGCCGCGACGAGAAGGCCTCCCTGTGGCTGGTGGACCGGGTACTGCGCAACCTGCTGACCGACCTGACCGGCAATACCCACCGCAGCGAATTCTGTATCGACAAGCTCTACTCGCCCGACAGCCCCACCGGCCGTCTGGGCCTGCTGGAAATGCGCGCCTTTGAAATGCCGCCCCACAGCCGCATGTCCCTGATGCAGATGCTGCTGATCCGCTCCCTGGTGGCCTGGTTCTGGCGTGAACCGTACACCCGGCCCCTGATCCACTGGGGAACCCGGCTGCACGACCAGTTTCTGCTGCCCCACTATGTGCGACGGGATATGGCGGATGTGGTTGAGGATCTGAACCAGGCCGGTTATGCCTTTGAAATGGACTGGCTCGACCCCTTCTTCGAATTCCGCTTCCCCCATTACGGTTCCGTCTGCGTCAAGGACATAGTCATCGAGCTGCGCATGGCCATTGAACCCTGGCACGTGCTGGGTGAAGAGAGTGCCAGCAGTGGCACCGCCCGCTATGTGGACTCTTCCGTGGAGCGGCTGCAGCTGAAGGTCAACGGCCTCAATGACGCCCGCTACCTCATCACCTGCAACAGCTATCCCGTGCCCATGCAGCCCACAGGAGTGCACGGCGAATATGTGGCCGGCATCCGCTACCAGGCCTGGCAGCCCCACTCGTCCCTGCATCCCACCATCGGCATTCACTCGCCCATAACCTTTGACATTGTTGATACCTGGAATAAACGCTCCATCGGCGGCTGTGTCTACCACGTCAGCCACCCCGGAGGGCGCAGCTATGAAACCCTGCCCGTCAACGAATTTGAAGCCCAGTCACGCCGCATCAACCGCTTCTGGGACATGGGGCACACAGCTGGCGTGCAGGAAGACGTTCTGCAGGTACCCACCAGTGGCCCCGTGACACGGCGCACCTTTACCCCCAGAACCGATGTATCCACGGATGTGCAGATCCTCTCCATCGAAAAGAACCGCGACTATCCCCACACGCTGGATCTGCGGCGCATGCCGCGAAAGCAGGAGACGCAAAAACGCTAA
- a CDS encoding porin: protein MNKMVKVSLAGLAAAAMIIPASANTTWYGRANYEIQSANDGEYITGNSVSSRLGIRGSQDLDSGLKAIFMLESSVETAAGNGGGAKGNFNGRQAWVGLQGDFGTVSFGHQTTAFQSMLGNLNNWVLANKDVSFSGNMEGAFDDGRTNRTIKYAGKADDLTYAISFSKEVDTVEEDTKFAPSVAVGFKGVENLDLRLGYVSADDGDFTQLALTAVYKMGDLTVGFGYDTQDFDGYKVNTILIPVEFNLGGGLSANAALVRWDEDGDDDGININVGVKKNLGQRTWLYASVAMFDEGDGSRPDATDWGFGIRHDF from the coding sequence ATGAACAAAATGGTCAAAGTTTCCCTCGCTGGTCTGGCTGCCGCAGCCATGATCATCCCCGCCTCTGCAAACACCACCTGGTACGGCCGTGCTAACTATGAAATCCAATCTGCAAATGATGGCGAGTACATTACTGGCAACTCAGTAAGCTCACGCCTTGGTATCCGTGGCTCACAGGACCTCGACAGCGGCCTGAAGGCTATCTTCATGCTGGAAAGCTCCGTTGAAACTGCTGCTGGCAACGGTGGCGGCGCAAAAGGCAACTTCAATGGCCGTCAAGCTTGGGTTGGACTGCAGGGCGACTTCGGTACTGTTTCTTTCGGTCACCAGACAACTGCATTTCAGAGCATGCTGGGCAACCTGAACAACTGGGTACTGGCGAACAAAGACGTAAGCTTCAGCGGCAACATGGAAGGCGCGTTCGACGATGGACGCACTAACCGCACTATCAAGTACGCTGGCAAAGCTGACGATCTGACCTATGCCATCAGCTTCAGCAAAGAAGTTGACACCGTTGAAGAAGACACCAAGTTTGCACCTTCTGTTGCTGTTGGCTTCAAAGGTGTAGAGAACCTTGACCTGCGTCTTGGTTATGTTTCTGCCGACGATGGCGACTTCACTCAGCTGGCCCTGACTGCTGTTTACAAAATGGGCGACCTGACAGTAGGCTTCGGTTATGACACTCAGGACTTTGATGGATACAAAGTGAACACTATCCTTATTCCTGTTGAATTCAACCTGGGTGGTGGTCTTTCCGCCAACGCTGCTCTGGTTCGCTGGGATGAAGACGGTGACGACGATGGAATCAACATCAACGTCGGCGTGAAGAAAAATCTTGGACAGCGCACTTGGCTTTATGCCAGCGTTGCCATGTTTGACGAAGGCGATGGAAGCCGCCCTGATGCAACTGACTGGGGCTTCGGTATCCGTCACGACTTCTGA
- the trhA gene encoding PAQR family membrane homeostasis protein TrhA, translating into MKRSPMTPRPESLGEEIASSVSHGVGFLAAVAATPVLILFAAERGSAWGIVGASVFAATMLLLYIASTLYHALAKNRAKQVFQILDHGAIFLLIAGTYTPFTLGVLRGPWGWTLLGLVWSIAIGGIVLKSMGGIRFEKLSTALYLVMGWLIVIAMKPLWQSMEPWGLFWLVAGGSAYTTGVLFYLVRIPYAHFVWHLFVMAGTTSHFFAVLYYAY; encoded by the coding sequence ATGAAACGCTCTCCAATGACACCACGACCAGAGAGCCTGGGAGAAGAGATCGCCAGCAGCGTCAGCCACGGTGTCGGTTTCCTGGCAGCCGTTGCCGCAACGCCAGTGCTGATCCTCTTCGCCGCAGAACGGGGAAGCGCCTGGGGCATTGTGGGTGCCAGCGTCTTTGCCGCCACCATGCTGCTGCTCTACATTGCCTCCACCCTCTACCATGCCCTGGCGAAAAACCGGGCCAAACAGGTATTCCAGATTCTCGACCACGGTGCCATCTTTCTGCTGATCGCGGGAACCTATACCCCCTTCACCCTGGGCGTCCTGCGCGGCCCCTGGGGCTGGACACTGCTGGGCCTCGTGTGGAGCATCGCCATCGGTGGTATTGTGTTGAAATCCATGGGAGGCATCCGCTTCGAAAAGCTTTCCACGGCGCTGTACCTGGTCATGGGGTGGCTGATAGTCATTGCCATGAAACCCCTGTGGCAGAGCATGGAGCCATGGGGCCTCTTCTGGCTGGTGGCGGGCGGAAGCGCCTATACCACCGGCGTACTCTTCTACCTGGTCAGGATTCCCTACGCCCACTTCGTATGGCACCTGTTCGTGATGGCCGGAACCACAAGCCATTTCTTTGCCGTGCTGTACTACGCGTACTAA
- a CDS encoding FapA family protein: MDSSHIGMVEQQIVVSNIQDALVQASHKHHIALENLDFSIHNISDLQRGEEFFYRDYTIDIFQRGFSPVELHYSLKTASNTTSVRFYQGSSVDVTMATPLEVLTEIKKVLAKEGVVYGVYDDETLYRIAAAVHRAFVEKSDIPDEPFAVASGQNPRASADLAYPTYHFDRHGLIASGGGQEPMLSPFEMGKDTFIVREGELLITEPILRESQLQISTSGYIVNPVNGPRLPFHDFSPDIRREQTPEAYLYYAEKDGYLSVEKGTLLIRPQVSFESDVLDSKDAAQAKKREDIVLGASDETKDAVSAGQVIEGRNVTINGHVGAGAIIRGLNVTINGVLHKDACIEAEHEAVVDISKGTVRADRAKINMLEGGTVEATSSVEVLGKSMQSVIKSPRIFINELKNCSVTTGGYQIRINTVSDGTNFFTIDPLTIESVNTRYQMALGQQKELLKKLKAIRQSYNSKKNQLADVRKQYEPLRGKIEKLRRQSSAVPSAFQNIVERHNSLTKEVISLKQQAQVIVRQLSTLEDFIYRIQYVETTTSFTVYKRLPKGNILKYGKSSAHITIDQDLAGVTVGKNRAGKLEYRLVRG; this comes from the coding sequence ATGGATAGTTCGCATATTGGCATGGTGGAACAGCAGATTGTGGTCAGCAATATTCAGGATGCCCTGGTGCAGGCATCCCACAAGCACCATATCGCCCTGGAGAACCTGGATTTTTCCATCCACAATATTTCTGATCTGCAGCGGGGAGAAGAGTTCTTCTACCGTGATTACACCATCGATATCTTCCAGCGGGGGTTTTCGCCGGTGGAGCTGCACTACTCTCTGAAAACCGCGTCCAATACCACCTCTGTGCGTTTTTATCAGGGCTCCAGCGTGGATGTCACCATGGCAACTCCCCTGGAAGTCCTTACGGAAATCAAAAAGGTGCTGGCCAAGGAGGGCGTGGTCTACGGGGTCTATGACGACGAAACCCTCTACCGGATTGCTGCCGCCGTGCACCGGGCCTTTGTGGAGAAATCCGATATTCCCGATGAACCCTTCGCCGTGGCCAGTGGCCAGAACCCCAGGGCCAGCGCTGATCTGGCCTACCCCACCTACCACTTCGACCGCCACGGACTGATTGCCAGCGGTGGTGGTCAGGAGCCCATGCTCTCTCCCTTTGAGATGGGCAAGGACACCTTTATCGTCCGCGAAGGCGAGCTGCTGATCACCGAGCCGATTCTGCGGGAGTCGCAGCTGCAGATCAGCACCTCCGGCTACATTGTCAATCCCGTCAACGGCCCGCGCCTGCCCTTCCATGACTTCTCCCCCGATATCCGCCGTGAACAGACCCCCGAAGCCTATCTCTACTACGCCGAAAAAGACGGCTACCTGTCGGTGGAAAAGGGCACACTGCTGATTCGTCCCCAGGTGAGCTTTGAGTCCGATGTCCTGGACAGCAAAGATGCCGCCCAGGCAAAAAAACGCGAGGACATTGTCCTTGGCGCCAGCGATGAAACCAAAGACGCCGTCAGCGCCGGTCAGGTCATCGAAGGCCGCAATGTCACCATTAACGGCCACGTGGGAGCGGGTGCCATCATCCGGGGGCTCAATGTCACCATCAACGGTGTCCTGCACAAGGATGCCTGCATCGAGGCAGAGCATGAAGCGGTGGTGGACATCTCCAAAGGAACCGTACGGGCTGATCGCGCCAAAATCAACATGCTGGAAGGGGGAACCGTCGAAGCCACCTCCAGTGTGGAGGTGCTGGGGAAATCCATGCAAAGCGTCATCAAGTCGCCGCGCATTTTCATCAACGAGCTGAAGAATTGCAGTGTGACCACCGGTGGCTACCAGATCCGCATCAACACCGTTTCCGACGGCACCAATTTTTTCACCATTGATCCCCTGACCATCGAGAGTGTCAATACACGCTACCAGATGGCCCTCGGCCAGCAGAAGGAACTGCTGAAAAAACTGAAGGCCATTCGTCAGTCCTATAACAGCAAGAAGAACCAGCTGGCCGACGTGCGCAAACAGTACGAACCCCTGCGGGGTAAGATCGAGAAGCTGCGCCGCCAGTCAAGTGCCGTGCCCTCAGCCTTTCAGAATATTGTTGAACGCCATAACAGCCTGACCAAGGAAGTCATCAGCCTGAAGCAGCAGGCCCAGGTGATCGTGCGCCAGCTCTCCACCCTGGAGGACTTCATCTATCGCATCCAGTATGTGGAAACCACCACCTCCTTCACCGTCTACAAGCGCCTGCCCAAAGGCAATATCCTCAAGTACGGCAAGAGCAGCGCCCACATCACCATCGACCAGGATCTGGCCGGAGTAACCGTGGGTAAAAATCGCGCCGGCAAGCTTGAATACCGCCTGGTACGTGGATAG
- a CDS encoding bifunctional metallophosphatase/5'-nucleotidase — MKMRLFAALALALGCSVFMFGCGSSSSSKNDDSAVDFSLQLLHFADVDGGGTRALENVEYFSALVEYFRAEMPESTLLVSSGDNYIPGPVYQASAELPAEIIGKAGVGRGEIAMMNAMGLQVSAVGNHDLDGGPSAFAGIITPDGGWEGAQFPWISANLDYSSESSLASLTVESAQEADTIAGKLAPSVVITVNGEPIGLVGAVTPGLASITSTGNIDVLPDSDDIDALAAVIQAAVDELRDADVNKIILLAHMQQISVEKQLAVRLSGVDIIVAGGSNTLLADSNDVLHPGDSAADTYPLVFESPENEPVLVVNTDGDYKYLGRLVVGFDSHGRIVMDSLDPGVNGAYAALSSVVPATAEPIPAVVDIADALRAVLQAKDGNVAGYTSVFLEGRRNAVRSKETNLGNLSADANLWYATRADGTVVLSLKNGGGIRAQIGQVIAPPGSTDASDISLLPPQANSFKAAGAISQLDIETSLAFNNTLSLVSVTAAELWDIMEHAVASANPGATPGAFPQIGGLRFSFDPSATARTAGDTNAGAMTTGERISVLMVGDDVLVSGGVLQGDPSRAFRMVTLNFLVSCVPDTGGAFDDNCGDGYPFKGLSDPDRKDLVEDFAASAYDPGEVDFADSGSEQDALAEFLRHIHGSVNDAYAVEEVPVAENTRIVNLSAQADITLP, encoded by the coding sequence ATGAAGATGAGGTTATTTGCCGCGCTGGCGCTGGCTTTGGGTTGCAGTGTATTTATGTTTGGCTGTGGCAGCAGTAGTAGTTCGAAAAATGATGATTCAGCGGTGGATTTTTCCCTGCAGCTTCTGCATTTCGCCGATGTGGATGGTGGAGGTACCCGTGCACTGGAGAATGTGGAGTATTTTTCAGCGCTGGTGGAATATTTTCGCGCTGAAATGCCGGAAAGCACTCTTCTGGTAAGTTCGGGCGACAACTACATCCCCGGGCCGGTTTACCAGGCCAGTGCGGAGCTGCCGGCGGAGATTATCGGCAAGGCTGGAGTCGGACGTGGCGAAATCGCCATGATGAACGCCATGGGGCTGCAGGTCAGCGCGGTGGGGAACCATGATCTGGATGGTGGTCCATCCGCTTTTGCCGGAATCATCACCCCCGATGGTGGCTGGGAGGGGGCGCAATTCCCCTGGATTTCCGCCAACCTGGATTATAGCAGCGAGAGCAGTCTGGCGAGCTTGACCGTGGAAAGTGCCCAGGAGGCTGACACCATTGCCGGCAAGCTGGCGCCTTCCGTGGTGATAACGGTGAACGGCGAGCCCATTGGCCTGGTGGGTGCGGTAACACCGGGTCTGGCCAGTATCACCAGCACGGGGAACATCGACGTACTGCCTGATTCAGACGATATCGACGCGCTGGCGGCCGTCATCCAGGCAGCCGTTGATGAGCTGCGTGATGCGGATGTCAACAAAATCATCCTGCTGGCGCACATGCAGCAGATATCTGTGGAAAAGCAACTGGCAGTGCGTCTGAGCGGTGTGGACATCATTGTCGCCGGCGGCTCCAACACCCTTCTGGCCGACTCCAATGATGTGTTGCACCCTGGCGACAGTGCCGCTGATACGTATCCCCTGGTTTTTGAATCGCCGGAAAACGAGCCGGTGCTGGTGGTGAACACTGATGGCGACTACAAATACCTGGGACGCCTGGTTGTGGGTTTTGACTCCCATGGCCGTATAGTGATGGATTCACTTGATCCCGGCGTCAATGGAGCTTATGCGGCCCTGTCCAGCGTGGTTCCGGCGACAGCAGAGCCAATACCCGCAGTGGTGGACATTGCCGATGCTCTGCGCGCTGTGCTGCAGGCCAAAGATGGTAATGTGGCCGGATACACCAGTGTTTTCCTGGAGGGGCGTCGCAATGCTGTGCGTTCCAAGGAGACGAATTTGGGCAATCTCAGCGCCGATGCCAACCTGTGGTACGCTACCAGGGCTGATGGCACGGTGGTCCTTTCCCTGAAAAACGGCGGTGGTATTCGCGCCCAGATCGGTCAGGTCATCGCCCCTCCGGGATCGACAGATGCGTCCGATATCTCCCTGCTGCCTCCCCAGGCGAATTCCTTTAAGGCAGCGGGAGCGATTTCCCAGCTGGATATCGAGACTTCACTGGCTTTCAACAATACCCTTTCCCTGGTCAGCGTCACGGCAGCAGAGCTGTGGGATATCATGGAACACGCGGTGGCCAGCGCCAATCCCGGCGCCACGCCAGGCGCTTTCCCCCAGATTGGCGGGCTGCGTTTTTCCTTTGATCCCTCTGCCACCGCCCGCACTGCAGGCGACACTAATGCGGGCGCGATGACGACTGGTGAGCGCATCAGTGTTCTGATGGTGGGCGACGACGTGCTGGTGAGCGGCGGAGTTCTGCAGGGTGATCCGTCACGCGCCTTCCGTATGGTAACTCTGAACTTTCTCGTTTCCTGCGTGCCTGACACCGGGGGAGCATTCGATGACAATTGTGGCGACGGCTATCCTTTCAAGGGATTGAGCGATCCCGACCGTAAGGATCTGGTAGAGGATTTTGCTGCCAGCGCTTATGACCCTGGAGAAGTGGATTTTGCCGACAGCGGTAGCGAACAGGACGCCTTGGCTGAATTTCTGCGGCATATCCACGGTTCCGTCAATGATGCCTATGCTGTTGAAGAGGTGCCTGTGGCCGAGAACACCCGCATTGTCAACCTGAGCGCACAGGCGGATATCACGCTCCCCTGA
- a CDS encoding flagellar assembly protein A, whose amino-acid sequence MEKAEEKVLGIYSTEDIQATLERLSESFRVIMRELRFIIVDETEPYALSERQMAKSWKVRVVHSKQPSRHQFFMSITPDEKEPLTMNLRVFRRSVVDANDAKPLQAIEEEIYRTLALNKVVFGVVGQGAIRKMALDIFNELQKPSTSGPAPYMDFPIAHGQKRIHGQDSRVQYNFDRYNPVGKLRQDGSMDYAKKDFTQYVYANKVIMTYYMPVQGQPGITPLGEILPQHVGQDVERFPFRITSDNLKTIHRLGRMEVLTRKEGYFVIDRNGRADIVDNLDIEGEVNIAVTGDIYFDERRKDVRIVHDEVDEDAVGQGRSVEGENIYIKGNIGPNARIKGRRIEITGSIHSTATIEGEESVRLSRGSGIVTAPEVEAKSFQSATITADKVYIWGNVVSTKVFCRTLEHAGTMKSTQVTAAGPDVILGHLIGSDNLIQVDYHGVPSVEKLVEEYDSELAKLELELATLSRDIRNKSTEIQHDRGQVENALKEIARVRKMGNEPPVAMVKLVKKFRDNRSFLEEALVRLEAGKKQQKSTGMKKEKLLEITHKTAVHISEGAEAGNRIRFFGQSQPKEIPAQKRAMMLELGPDGRLRVLHG is encoded by the coding sequence ATGGAGAAAGCTGAAGAAAAAGTCCTGGGGATCTACTCCACGGAAGATATACAAGCAACGCTGGAGCGTCTGTCCGAAAGCTTTCGCGTTATCATGCGCGAGCTGCGTTTCATCATCGTCGACGAGACGGAGCCCTATGCTTTGAGTGAACGCCAGATGGCAAAATCCTGGAAGGTACGGGTTGTTCACAGTAAGCAGCCGTCCCGCCACCAGTTTTTCATGAGTATTACGCCCGATGAGAAGGAGCCTCTGACCATGAATCTGCGGGTCTTCCGCCGCAGCGTGGTGGACGCGAACGATGCAAAGCCCTTGCAGGCCATTGAGGAGGAGATCTATCGCACCCTGGCCCTGAACAAGGTGGTTTTTGGTGTCGTGGGCCAGGGGGCCATTCGCAAAATGGCTCTGGATATATTCAATGAACTGCAGAAACCTTCCACCAGCGGGCCGGCGCCCTATATGGATTTTCCCATTGCCCACGGCCAGAAGCGCATTCACGGGCAGGACTCGCGGGTGCAGTACAACTTTGATCGATACAATCCCGTGGGAAAGCTGCGCCAGGACGGCTCCATGGACTATGCCAAAAAGGATTTCACCCAGTATGTCTACGCCAACAAGGTGATCATGACCTACTATATGCCGGTTCAGGGTCAGCCGGGCATCACGCCCCTGGGTGAAATTCTGCCCCAGCACGTTGGCCAGGATGTGGAGCGCTTCCCCTTCCGTATCACCTCCGATAATCTCAAGACCATTCATCGCCTGGGGCGCATGGAAGTGCTCACCCGCAAGGAAGGATACTTTGTCATCGACCGCAATGGGCGGGCAGACATTGTGGATAACCTGGATATTGAGGGTGAGGTGAACATTGCCGTTACTGGTGATATCTACTTCGACGAACGGCGCAAGGACGTGCGCATCGTCCATGACGAGGTGGACGAGGACGCTGTGGGCCAGGGGCGCAGTGTTGAAGGCGAGAATATCTACATCAAAGGCAATATCGGCCCCAATGCCAGGATCAAGGGGCGTCGCATCGAAATCACCGGCAGTATTCACTCCACGGCAACTATCGAAGGGGAGGAGTCTGTGCGTCTGAGCCGGGGCAGTGGGATTGTCACAGCTCCCGAGGTCGAGGCGAAATCCTTTCAGTCTGCCACAATTACTGCCGATAAAGTGTATATTTGGGGAAATGTGGTAAGTACGAAAGTGTTCTGCCGTACTCTTGAACATGCGGGCACCATGAAGAGCACTCAGGTTACTGCCGCTGGCCCCGATGTGATTCTGGGCCATCTGATTGGTTCGGACAACCTCATCCAGGTGGATTACCACGGAGTTCCTTCGGTGGAGAAGCTGGTTGAGGAGTACGACAGCGAGCTGGCAAAACTGGAGCTGGAGCTGGCCACCCTCAGTCGTGATATCCGCAATAAGTCCACGGAAATCCAGCACGACCGGGGTCAGGTGGAGAACGCCCTGAAGGAGATCGCGCGGGTTCGCAAGATGGGCAATGAGCCGCCGGTTGCCATGGTGAAGCTGGTCAAGAAATTCCGCGACAACAGGAGTTTTCTGGAAGAGGCACTTGTGCGCCTGGAAGCCGGTAAAAAACAGCAGAAGAGCACCGGGATGAAAAAGGAAAAGCTGCTGGAGATCACCCATAAAACCGCCGTGCATATCAGCGAAGGAGCTGAAGCCGGCAATCGCATACGGTTTTTCGGGCAGAGTCAGCCCAAGGAGATACCGGCCCAGAAACGGGCCATGATGTTGGAGCTTGGCCCCGATGGCCGATTGAGGGTTCTGCATGGATAG